A genome region from Triticum aestivum cultivar Chinese Spring chromosome 2B, IWGSC CS RefSeq v2.1, whole genome shotgun sequence includes the following:
- the LOC123047543 gene encoding chalcone synthase 2 → MVAATMTVEEVRKAQRAEGPATVLAIGTATPANCVYQADYPDYYFRITKSEHLANLKEKFKRMCEKSQIRKRHMHVTEEILQENPGMCAYMAPSLDARQDIVLAEVPKLGKAAAHKAIKEWGQPLSKITHLIFCTTSGVDMPGADYQLTRMLGLRPSVKRFMMYQQGCFAGGTVLRLAKDLAENNRGARVLVVCSEITAVTFRGPDESHLDSLVGQALFADGAAAVIIGADPDESVERPLFQLVSASQTILPDSEGAIEGHLREAGLTFHLLKDVPGLISKNIERVLEDAFKPLGIDDWNSIFWVAHPGGPAILDMVEAKANLNKERMRATRHVLSEYGNMSSACVLFILDEMRKRSAEDGHTTTGEGMDWGVLFGFGPGLTVETVVLHSVSINAHTIA, encoded by the exons ATGGTGGCCGCGACCATGACGGTGGAGGAGGTGAGGAAGGCGCAGCGGGCGGAGGGACCGGCGACGGTGCTCGCAATCGGAACGGCGACGCCAGCCAACTGCGTGTACCAGGCAGACTACCCGGACTACTACTTCAGGATCACCAAGAGCGAGCACCTCGCCAACCTCAAGGAAAAGTTCAAGAGGATGT GTGAAAAGTCCCAGATCAGGAAGAGGCACATGCATGTAACGGAGGAGATCCTCCAGGAGAACCCTGGCATGTGCGCCTACATGGCGCCGTCTCTGGACGCGCGTCAGGACATCGTCCTCGCGGAGGTCCCCAAGCTCGGCAAGGCGGCAGCACACAAGGCGATTAAGGAGTGGGGCCAGCCGCTGTCCAAGATCACCCACCTCATCTTCTGCACCACCTCCGGTGTGGACATGCCGGGCGCCGACTACCAGCTCACCAGGATGCTTGGCCTCCGGCCGTCCGTGAAACGCTTCATGATGTACCAGCAGGGCTGCTTCGCCGGCGGCACCGTGCTCCGCCTCGCCAAGGACCTCGCCGAGAACAACCGCGGCGCGCGTGTGCTTGTGGTCTGTTCCGAGATCACCGCAGTGACCTTCCGCGGCCCGGACGAGTCCCACCTCGACTCGCTGGTCGGCCAGGCGCTCTTCGCTGACGGTGCAGCCGCGGTGATCATCGGCGCTGACCCCGACGAGTCTGTTGAGCGTCCTCTCTTCCAACTGGTGTCGGCGAGCCAGACCATTCTGCCGGACTCGGAGGGCGCCATCGAAGGACACCTCCGGGAGGCTGGCCTCACCTTCCATCTCCTCAAGGACGTACCCGGActcatctccaagaacatcgagcgcGTCCTCGAAGACGCCTTCAAACCACTGGGCATCGATGATTGGAACTCTATCTTTTGGGTGGCACACCCTGGCGGGCCAGCGATCCTTGACATGGTTGAGGCCAAGGCAAACCTCAACAAGGAGAGGATGCGCGCCACTAGGCATGTCCTCTCTGAATACGGCAACATGTCAAGCGCCTGCGTGCTCTTCATCCTGGATGAGATGCGTAAACGTTCTGCTGAGGATGGCCACACCACAACAGGTGAGGGAATGGACTGGGGCGTCCTCTTCGGCTTTGGCCCCGGTCTCACCGTGGAGACCGTCGTCCTCCACAGCGTCTCCATCAATGCCCATACAATCGCATGA